From Endozoicomonas sp. 8E, the proteins below share one genomic window:
- a CDS encoding ankyrin repeat domain-containing protein, with protein MRPAKNSELDSLFSPVSGAISECNQPGNFKGRASTCVDAGSFGNSPTVVGGHPSYHQDYSAAVTLADRMATERRNMPSRFANAMEYTSCATANRDKAEPVNGSPFHSESDSRLREQLEELSLSDPSVLHGDRLQQTGERKGSHSYKAKALLETILLQKALCPEIKPDGRSGKSPGFFQKRKLNGLITKAVDNFFKNSTHHFSPASSVSGQAQRVEQLLHCFARTESGQRLYRKAVANNLVALESLLRKAGVDINHQSPKSGNTPIIAAAKANHWSMVSLLLEEKATVHQQNKSDYHLLELIFSAWGNYKITDEQQRELTLKALENQPEAQINMADGQAKLLAVYAFQHAVLRNCWSFCNQLLEKIPHLVSALKQEQIGSKLMIDVVMNYRDQDTATKYLVNLKDSAGRRLFNLNCKTQAGKTLLMLAAKNGNTRTMTTLLNTPDAVENINAFTTTSLPGPPSRWTAYTYAHYYSEVRQNRYILEELVRRGARRVPAYKVKEKEPDSSSGHSYHFGSYGGDDGPDGE; from the coding sequence ATGCGACCAGCCAAAAACTCAGAACTCGATAGTTTGTTTAGCCCAGTCTCCGGTGCAATCAGTGAATGTAATCAACCGGGTAATTTTAAGGGTCGTGCCAGCACCTGCGTCGACGCTGGCAGCTTTGGCAACTCACCGACAGTCGTTGGAGGGCATCCTTCTTACCATCAGGATTATTCGGCAGCAGTTACACTTGCTGATCGAATGGCCACTGAACGCAGGAATATGCCCTCCCGGTTCGCAAATGCAATGGAATACACCAGCTGTGCAACAGCTAACAGAGACAAAGCTGAACCCGTCAATGGTTCACCATTCCATTCAGAGTCTGACAGTAGATTGCGCGAACAGCTCGAAGAATTATCATTATCGGACCCCTCAGTTTTGCATGGCGATAGATTACAGCAGACCGGAGAACGAAAAGGATCTCACAGTTATAAAGCTAAAGCACTGCTGGAAACGATACTGCTTCAAAAAGCTCTCTGCCCGGAAATTAAGCCCGATGGTCGTTCTGGCAAAAGTCCTGGTTTTTTCCAGAAGCGCAAGCTGAATGGATTGATAACAAAAGCAGTTGATAATTTCTTCAAAAACTCAACCCATCATTTTTCGCCTGCGAGTTCGGTGAGCGGTCAAGCGCAACGAGTTGAACAGCTGCTTCACTGTTTTGCCCGGACGGAATCCGGTCAAAGGCTCTACAGAAAAGCCGTTGCCAATAATCTGGTAGCCCTTGAAAGTCTGTTACGAAAGGCCGGTGTTGATATCAACCATCAAAGCCCTAAAAGTGGCAACACGCCAATAATTGCAGCCGCCAAGGCGAATCATTGGTCAATGGTTAGTTTACTGCTTGAGGAAAAAGCCACTGTGCATCAACAAAACAAATCTGACTATCATTTGTTGGAGCTGATTTTTAGCGCCTGGGGGAATTACAAGATTACCGATGAGCAACAGAGGGAACTTACTTTAAAAGCCCTCGAAAATCAGCCTGAAGCTCAGATTAACATGGCAGACGGTCAGGCAAAGTTACTTGCCGTTTATGCCTTTCAACATGCAGTGTTGAGAAATTGTTGGTCATTTTGCAATCAGTTGTTGGAAAAAATTCCTCATCTGGTCAGCGCATTAAAACAAGAACAGATAGGTTCCAAGCTGATGATAGATGTAGTGATGAACTATCGTGACCAGGACACAGCGACGAAGTATCTGGTGAATTTGAAAGATTCTGCCGGGCGGCGACTTTTTAATCTTAACTGTAAGACACAGGCAGGTAAAACGCTCCTGATGCTGGCAGCAAAAAACGGTAACACCCGTACCATGACAACCCTTCTTAACACCCCGGATGCTGTAGAAAATATTAATGCTTTCACCACCACCTCCCTACCGGGCCCCCCCTCTCGGTGGACGGCATACACTTATGCTCACTACTACAGTGAAGTCCGTCAAAACCGCTATATCCTCGAAGAGCTCGTGAGACGTGGTGCCAGGCGGGTGCCTGCATACAAGGTGAAAGAAAAGGAACCAGATAGTAGCTCTGGTCATTCCTACCATTTCGGTAGCTATGGCGGCGATGACGGTCCAGATGGTGAGTGA
- a CDS encoding type II toxin-antitoxin system VapC family toxin — protein MVLIDTHIAVFLHSRQVRKLSPKVKVMLDNNDIVLPEMARFELQYLNEIGRIAETPANIIQFLYTEIGLTLSKTPMSRLVDEGTLLSWTRDPFDRLICADAQAQNIPLITHDQKILKNLPQACR, from the coding sequence ATGGTTTTAATTGATACTCATATAGCCGTCTTTTTACATTCCAGGCAAGTCCGAAAACTCTCTCCCAAAGTCAAAGTCATGCTGGACAATAATGATATCGTGCTACCGGAAATGGCAAGGTTTGAGCTTCAATACCTGAATGAAATCGGCCGAATTGCCGAGACGCCAGCTAATATCATCCAATTTCTTTATACCGAAATTGGTCTGACTCTGTCGAAAACTCCCATGTCGAGGCTTGTGGACGAGGGCACTCTGCTGTCCTGGACAAGGGATCCTTTTGATCGTCTCATTTGCGCTGATGCACAGGCACAGAACATTCCACTGATCACTCATGATCAGAAAATTCTGAAAAATCTACCTCAGGCTTGCCGCTGA
- a CDS encoding choline BCCT transporter BetT: protein MSDLSESRHSLNLPVFIGAASIILLIVLSTALFPKQAELYSTLLQTGIMTNASWFYVTAVAIILIGVAIVGLSRYGDIKLGPDHSEPDFSFSSWFAMLFSAGMGIGLMFFGVAEPVMHFLTPPVGDPASIESARESMRITFFHWGFHAWAIYAIVALILAFFGYRHNLPLTLRSALYPIVGDRIHGVIGHIIDIFAILGTTFGVATALGYGVLQVNSGLNYLFDIDVSTHVQVVLIVVITALATLSVASGLDKGIRRLSEINLLLALLLMAMVIILGPTILLLQILVQNIGSYLSDIVDKTFNLYAYEPTDWMGGWTLFYWAWWLSWSPFVGMFIARISRGRTIREFICGVLFVPACLTFIWMTVFGNTSIDLIMNHGATDLADIVQVDVSLALFKFLEYFPATEFLSGIAIIMVVVFFVTSSDSSAMVIDMLASSGEGKTPVWQRVFWSTLIGLVALVLMLAGGLKALQTATIATALPFSVVLLVSGYGLLKALALDAAKKESLTQTTLAPSHANVSIPWQTRLQNITHFPERKSVRVFMRSVVLPAMKSLSRELEEQGVETGIDFDRNKSIVSLNVFHGEEQDFLYKVSPRSYVQPSFVIDDEEESKYYRAEVFLREGGQDYDIMGWTREQVIGDIIDQYEKHMHFLHMVR from the coding sequence ATGTCTGACCTTTCAGAATCACGTCACAGTCTCAACTTGCCCGTCTTTATCGGTGCAGCCAGTATCATTCTTTTGATAGTGCTTTCTACGGCTCTGTTTCCGAAGCAGGCCGAGCTTTATTCCACCCTCCTCCAAACCGGCATAATGACCAACGCCAGCTGGTTTTATGTGACGGCAGTCGCCATTATCCTTATTGGTGTTGCTATTGTCGGCCTCTCCCGCTACGGCGACATTAAGTTAGGCCCTGACCACTCCGAGCCGGACTTCAGCTTCAGCTCCTGGTTTGCCATGTTGTTTTCAGCCGGTATGGGGATTGGCCTGATGTTCTTTGGCGTGGCGGAACCCGTCATGCACTTTCTCACACCCCCTGTGGGCGATCCTGCGTCCATTGAGTCCGCCCGGGAATCCATGAGAATTACCTTTTTTCACTGGGGGTTTCATGCTTGGGCCATCTACGCCATTGTTGCTCTGATTCTGGCGTTCTTTGGCTATCGTCATAACTTGCCGTTAACTCTGCGTTCAGCGCTTTACCCGATTGTGGGTGATCGTATTCACGGTGTTATTGGCCATATTATTGATATCTTTGCCATTCTGGGTACCACCTTTGGTGTGGCTACAGCCCTGGGTTATGGTGTGCTTCAGGTCAACTCGGGCCTGAATTACCTGTTTGATATTGATGTAAGCACCCATGTTCAGGTGGTTTTGATCGTAGTGATTACCGCTCTGGCAACGCTCTCTGTTGCTTCAGGGCTTGACAAAGGGATTCGTCGCCTATCCGAGATCAATCTGCTGTTGGCACTGCTGCTGATGGCCATGGTCATCATTCTCGGGCCTACTATCCTGCTGTTGCAGATACTGGTGCAGAACATCGGTAGTTATCTGTCCGATATCGTCGACAAAACATTTAATCTCTATGCCTATGAACCGACCGACTGGATGGGTGGCTGGACTCTGTTTTACTGGGCATGGTGGTTGTCCTGGTCGCCTTTTGTCGGCATGTTCATTGCCCGTATCTCCAGAGGCAGAACCATTCGCGAGTTTATCTGTGGTGTACTGTTTGTCCCTGCCTGTCTGACCTTTATCTGGATGACCGTATTCGGAAACACTTCCATTGATCTGATCATGAATCACGGTGCGACAGATCTGGCTGACATTGTTCAGGTCGATGTTTCTCTGGCGCTCTTCAAGTTTCTGGAGTACTTCCCGGCCACTGAATTTCTGTCAGGAATCGCCATTATCATGGTGGTGGTATTCTTTGTAACCTCTTCCGATTCCAGTGCGATGGTGATTGATATGCTGGCTTCCTCGGGTGAAGGGAAAACACCGGTCTGGCAGCGAGTATTCTGGTCTACCCTGATTGGTCTTGTTGCACTGGTGCTGATGCTTGCCGGAGGGCTCAAGGCGCTCCAGACAGCCACTATTGCCACGGCTTTGCCATTCTCGGTGGTATTGTTGGTTTCCGGTTATGGATTGTTAAAAGCGCTGGCGCTGGATGCCGCCAAGAAAGAAAGTCTGACCCAAACCACCCTGGCACCGAGCCATGCCAATGTTTCTATTCCATGGCAGACTCGATTGCAGAATATTACCCACTTCCCGGAGCGCAAAAGTGTCAGGGTCTTCATGAGAAGTGTGGTGCTGCCAGCAATGAAGTCCCTGTCCAGAGAGTTGGAAGAGCAGGGAGTGGAAACCGGAATAGATTTTGATCGCAACAAAAGCATTGTCTCTCTCAATGTTTTTCATGGTGAGGAACAGGACTTTCTCTACAAGGTCAGCCCTCGTTCCTATGTTCAACCCAGCTTTGTCATTGATGACGAGGAAGAGAGCAAGTATTACCGGGCAGAAGTCTTCCTGAGGGAAGGTGGTCAGGATTACGACATTATGGGCTGGACCCGGGAACAGGTCATTGGCGATATTATTGATCAGTACGAGAAACATATGCACTTCCTGCATATGGTTCGCTGA
- a CDS encoding RING-H2 finger protein: protein MNGIKPPSSPDSQSALYQKPTDNCPVCLETFAGKKVMVLKQCKHMFHKDCLEPWLSKNSTCPSCRTFLVTRDLELWQGMGAGYHAQALAFLSRPSASTRENGNSSTDRQRLDRQARAIASSYMAMRGETDRQESAISALSNLML from the coding sequence ATGAACGGAATCAAACCGCCCAGCAGCCCAGATAGCCAGTCAGCACTTTATCAAAAGCCGACCGACAATTGCCCTGTCTGTCTCGAAACTTTTGCCGGAAAGAAAGTCATGGTTCTCAAACAATGCAAACATATGTTTCACAAAGACTGCCTGGAGCCCTGGCTATCGAAAAATTCAACCTGCCCGTCTTGCAGAACCTTTCTAGTGACCAGGGACTTAGAACTATGGCAAGGCATGGGGGCCGGATATCATGCCCAAGCCTTGGCCTTTTTATCGAGACCTTCTGCTTCGACCCGTGAGAATGGAAACTCCTCTACAGACAGGCAGAGATTGGACCGGCAGGCTAGAGCCATAGCATCGAGCTATATGGCTATGCGGGGTGAGACAGACAGGCAGGAGTCAGCGATTTCAGCTTTAAGTAATCTAATGCTCTGA
- a CDS encoding DUF29 domain-containing protein, protein MNSLYHTDYHQWLTQQVTLLRNHNFEQLDLENLLEDLELGIKQDVRQLENYLINLILHLLKMDYQTSVLRDSVASERVIKGWMDAIDNAKDAISRLIIKNHSLKQRVEDVLSESYPAGKKGAIREMNRHMPPKYPKLDNSSFPDTCPWSFDQMMSEDWYPVNGVSLYE, encoded by the coding sequence ATGAATAGCTTATATCACACTGATTATCATCAATGGCTGACTCAGCAAGTCACTCTGCTGAGAAATCATAACTTTGAACAATTAGACCTTGAGAATCTGTTGGAGGATTTGGAGTTGGGTATTAAGCAAGATGTTCGACAGTTGGAGAACTATCTGATTAATCTCATACTTCATTTACTTAAAATGGATTATCAAACATCCGTTCTGAGGGATTCGGTAGCCTCTGAAAGAGTCATTAAAGGTTGGATGGATGCTATCGATAACGCCAAGGATGCGATTAGTCGATTAATCATAAAAAATCATAGCCTGAAACAACGGGTGGAAGATGTTTTAAGTGAGTCGTATCCTGCTGGGAAAAAAGGAGCCATTCGGGAAATGAATCGTCACATGCCGCCAAAATACCCAAAACTGGATAACAGCAGCTTTCCCGACACCTGCCCTTGGTCTTTTGACCAAATGATGTCTGAAGACTGGTATCCAGTGAACGGAGTAAGCCTTTATGAGTAA
- a CDS encoding MarR family winged helix-turn-helix transcriptional regulator: protein MSESCYWNDVLVALRQIIRATDLHSKRMIKVCGLTIPQVMVLRAIETLGDVTVKRISQDVSLSQATVTTILNRLEDRQYVERVRSTKDKRIVNARLTTEGRGVLKTTPPLLHEKFIERFESLEDWEKTQLLSALQRVAIMMDAESIDAAPVLDVGILTS from the coding sequence ATGTCAGAATCCTGCTATTGGAACGATGTTCTTGTTGCTTTGCGACAAATCATCCGGGCCACAGACCTGCATTCGAAGCGAATGATCAAAGTATGCGGGTTGACCATCCCTCAGGTGATGGTGCTCAGAGCAATAGAAACCCTGGGTGATGTAACAGTCAAAAGAATCTCCCAGGATGTATCACTGAGCCAGGCCACGGTTACGACTATCCTCAACCGCCTGGAAGATCGCCAATATGTCGAAAGAGTCAGAAGCACTAAAGACAAACGCATTGTTAATGCCCGGCTGACCACCGAAGGACGAGGCGTTCTCAAGACCACCCCGCCATTGCTCCATGAAAAATTCATTGAGCGCTTTGAGTCTCTGGAAGACTGGGAAAAAACCCAGCTTCTCTCTGCTCTGCAACGGGTAGCCATTATGATGGATGCAGAAAGTATTGATGCCGCCCCGGTTCTGGATGTTGGCATACTGACTTCCTGA
- a CDS encoding ABC transporter substrate-binding protein, protein MQKTVKTLSAAALLSLSSTAVSASSCGKVSIADMNWNSASLMAHVDQFILTHGFGCDAELVPGDTMPTSTSMVEKGEPDIAPELWSNGVKEVLDKGVSEKRLRFAGVSLSDGGEEGFWVPKYLVDKDPSLATIDGIMKQASLFEHPEDSELSAFYGCPAGWNCQISASNLFRAMNLEDKGFELIDPGSGAGLSGSLAKAYERNEAWFGYYWAPTAILGKYEMVKVDFGSGVDKKEFMTCTSNQDCESPKVTMYPPSAVHSVTTESFASQSPEAFQYIGKRAFTNADMNRLLAWMEDNQADGEIAMEHFLKNYPQIWQSWVSNPVAQKVKKALSSL, encoded by the coding sequence ATGCAAAAAACCGTCAAAACCCTGAGTGCTGCGGCACTCCTTTCGTTATCCAGCACAGCAGTTTCTGCCTCTTCCTGTGGAAAAGTTTCCATCGCCGACATGAACTGGAACTCAGCCTCCCTGATGGCTCACGTCGACCAGTTCATTCTCACCCACGGCTTTGGCTGCGATGCCGAACTGGTGCCCGGCGATACAATGCCTACCAGCACCTCCATGGTTGAAAAAGGTGAACCGGACATTGCTCCCGAACTTTGGAGTAACGGTGTTAAAGAAGTTCTGGACAAAGGGGTATCAGAAAAGCGTTTGCGCTTCGCTGGTGTCTCACTGTCTGATGGTGGCGAAGAAGGCTTCTGGGTTCCCAAATACCTGGTGGATAAAGACCCATCCCTGGCCACTATTGATGGCATCATGAAGCAGGCTTCATTGTTCGAGCACCCGGAGGACTCCGAGCTGAGTGCTTTCTATGGTTGTCCAGCTGGCTGGAACTGCCAGATTTCCGCCAGCAACCTGTTTCGTGCGATGAATCTGGAAGACAAAGGTTTTGAACTGATCGATCCCGGCTCTGGGGCAGGTCTGTCCGGTTCACTGGCAAAAGCCTATGAGCGCAATGAAGCCTGGTTTGGTTACTACTGGGCACCCACAGCCATTCTTGGCAAATATGAAATGGTCAAGGTTGATTTCGGCAGTGGTGTTGATAAAAAAGAATTCATGACGTGTACCAGCAATCAGGACTGCGAATCTCCAAAGGTGACTATGTACCCACCTTCAGCCGTTCACTCAGTGACCACGGAGTCTTTCGCCAGCCAGTCTCCTGAAGCTTTCCAGTACATTGGCAAACGCGCCTTCACCAATGCCGACATGAACAGGCTACTGGCCTGGATGGAGGACAATCAGGCTGACGGTGAAATAGCCATGGAGCATTTCCTGAAAAATTACCCGCAAATCTGGCAGTCCTGGGTTTCCAACCCCGTGGCCCAAAAAGTGAAGAAAGCTCTGTCCAGCCTCTAA
- a CDS encoding proline/glycine betaine ABC transporter permease, with product MSEKSWLTEFPEMDRSDLISIRKTLDGAYREFSRTYGDSIEAFFDPLLSFLSGFEQLLLNSPWWLVLAVITGLSYAASRSWKLSGIIAVSLLAIGYFGMWEDTMRTLSMITVCTVLAILLGIPIGILMARSDRIQNTITPILDVMQTMPAFVYLIPVVMLLGIGKIPGLIAVIIYAIPPVIRLTNLGIRLVDREALEAAAAFGASPLQRLTGVQLPLAMPNIMAGINQTIMMALAMVVIASMIGVKGLGQPVLKSITNQYFTLGLLNGLAIVALAIMFDRVSQAWAKRSQQYREGSHV from the coding sequence ATGTCTGAAAAATCCTGGCTGACTGAGTTTCCGGAAATGGATCGCAGCGACCTTATTTCGATCAGAAAAACGCTGGACGGTGCCTACCGGGAATTTTCACGCACTTATGGCGACTCAATAGAGGCTTTCTTTGATCCTCTGTTGAGTTTCCTGTCCGGATTTGAGCAGTTACTGCTGAATTCGCCCTGGTGGCTGGTCCTGGCTGTTATTACCGGCCTCTCCTATGCCGCCAGTCGCTCCTGGAAACTGTCCGGAATCATAGCCGTTTCACTGCTGGCCATCGGTTATTTTGGCATGTGGGAAGACACCATGCGGACCCTCAGTATGATTACCGTCTGCACGGTGCTTGCCATCCTGCTGGGCATACCCATCGGCATACTGATGGCTCGCTCTGATCGGATTCAGAACACTATCACGCCCATACTGGATGTTATGCAGACCATGCCTGCCTTTGTCTATCTCATTCCTGTGGTGATGCTGCTGGGCATTGGCAAAATTCCGGGTCTGATCGCCGTCATTATTTATGCCATTCCGCCGGTGATTCGCCTGACTAATCTGGGTATACGTCTGGTGGATAGAGAAGCTCTGGAAGCGGCCGCTGCTTTTGGTGCCAGCCCCTTACAACGTCTGACAGGTGTTCAGCTACCACTGGCCATGCCCAATATAATGGCGGGCATCAACCAGACCATCATGATGGCTCTGGCGATGGTTGTTATCGCATCCATGATCGGCGTAAAAGGACTGGGACAGCCCGTTCTCAAATCCATTACCAACCAGTATTTTACCCTGGGACTCTTGAATGGTCTGGCCATTGTTGCCCTCGCCATTATGTTTGACCGGGTATCCCAGGCCTGGGCAAAACGAAGCCAACAATACCGTGAGGGCTCCCATGTCTGA
- a CDS encoding glycine betaine/L-proline ABC transporter ATP-binding protein, translating to MSELICVRNLYKIFGKTPERALTQVKSGLGKSELLEQTQHGLGLKAINLSIKREEIFVIMGLSGSGKSTLIRHFNRLIEPTEGDIIVDGINVMKLGKRELEQFRRQKMSMVFQRFGLLPHRSVIDNVSYGLKVQGLSKAERLKKAQQWLETVGLKGYEDQFPAQLSGGQQQRVGLARALCTDAEILLMDEAFSALDPLIRSEMQDQLIELQEKLKKTILFITHDLDEALRLGDRIAILKDGELVQMGKPEDILLNPATDYVEAFVKDVNRARALTVETVMQPPVNRITANTIGEALEQMKKLPKRYGYYFNEQGYQGIVLQDTLEQAAQTHAGDTLGEEMVEELEAVSPDAILETVIPDTLETDYPLPVVDETGEFQGELSRTNLIEVLGETSSQAA from the coding sequence ATGTCTGAGCTGATCTGCGTACGCAATCTTTACAAGATTTTCGGTAAGACGCCTGAGCGAGCTTTGACACAGGTCAAGTCAGGTCTGGGCAAGAGCGAGTTACTGGAACAGACCCAACATGGTCTGGGTCTCAAAGCTATCAACCTGAGCATCAAGCGGGAAGAGATCTTCGTCATCATGGGCTTGTCCGGTTCTGGCAAATCCACCCTGATTCGGCACTTCAATCGACTGATCGAACCCACCGAGGGAGACATTATTGTCGATGGTATCAATGTCATGAAACTGGGAAAAAGAGAGCTGGAACAGTTCAGGCGACAGAAAATGTCTATGGTCTTCCAGCGCTTTGGCCTTTTGCCCCATCGCTCAGTCATCGATAACGTCAGTTATGGCCTGAAAGTACAGGGTCTCAGCAAGGCCGAGCGCCTGAAAAAAGCGCAACAGTGGCTGGAAACAGTAGGCCTGAAAGGCTACGAAGACCAGTTCCCTGCCCAGCTTTCCGGGGGTCAGCAACAGCGGGTTGGACTGGCCAGAGCGCTCTGCACCGATGCTGAAATTCTCCTGATGGACGAAGCGTTTTCTGCCCTTGATCCACTGATTCGCAGTGAAATGCAGGATCAGCTGATCGAACTCCAGGAAAAGCTAAAGAAAACCATCCTGTTCATCACCCACGATCTCGATGAAGCCCTCCGTCTGGGCGATCGTATCGCCATACTCAAAGACGGTGAACTGGTACAAATGGGTAAGCCGGAAGACATTTTGCTCAATCCGGCCACTGATTACGTTGAAGCGTTCGTTAAAGACGTTAACCGTGCCAGAGCCCTGACGGTTGAAACGGTGATGCAGCCACCGGTTAACCGCATCACCGCCAACACCATTGGCGAAGCCTTGGAACAGATGAAAAAGCTTCCTAAAAGGTACGGCTACTACTTCAATGAACAGGGCTATCAGGGCATCGTCTTACAGGACACCCTCGAACAAGCGGCCCAGACCCATGCCGGTGATACCCTTGGAGAAGAGATGGTGGAAGAACTGGAGGCTGTCTCTCCGGACGCCATTCTCGAAACTGTCATCCCGGATACTCTGGAAACAGACTATCCACTGCCCGTTGTCGATGAAACCGGAGAATTCCAGGGCGAGCTGTCAAGAACCAATCTTATAGAAGTGTTAGGCGAAACCTCTAGCCAGGCTGCCTGA
- a CDS encoding protein-tyrosine phosphatase family protein yields the protein MIPTTATTAATTGVYRHNPVAQPDNSNGIIARVPWRKIRTCTVVLVGTGLTLAGMATGAVAPATVFAAGGLLCLTTALYRNFNPLRLTQRNITPLRQTADSPGRIASLLPGSQRLSASDARQSVTTQPIQTAITGNSAELPAIAEALQGILKALGPDTHLFTDASRSRSAEVSKRFRDLSKRSRDVPFEQNLNGGACARTSATNFRDYAVPKSSNIGCHQAFCAIPGQAYHANYIEMHHGNFIAAQGAVNRTHDRFLQLLAVNDTAVSVALVTESELNRPDNIRIGPADINQSRTVSALQINTTTGMETLPSVSVGLVGSIDVPDMKLRIDQLVINGKPHFRINEMGWIDGTANHPVRLAAITIMAEMLRKHPAVLERADNPMVVNCNAGVGRTGTFIVASDIIRHHGQNPQGAALDIDSKILAARRRRSLKFVQNSDQYQNLVTLQENRDNIIQALFDAVGANR from the coding sequence ATGATACCAACAACCGCGACAACTGCAGCAACAACCGGTGTTTATCGCCATAACCCAGTTGCCCAGCCCGATAATAGCAACGGAATAATTGCCAGGGTGCCCTGGCGTAAAATCCGAACCTGTACAGTCGTGCTGGTCGGCACGGGTTTGACCCTTGCAGGGATGGCGACCGGTGCTGTCGCACCCGCCACGGTTTTTGCCGCTGGTGGGCTTCTTTGCCTGACAACTGCACTTTACCGAAACTTCAACCCCTTGCGATTAACTCAGCGTAATATTACGCCGCTTCGGCAAACAGCAGACTCACCGGGCCGGATTGCATCACTTCTGCCTGGTTCACAGCGCCTGTCAGCCAGTGATGCCCGTCAATCCGTCACAACACAGCCCATCCAGACAGCCATCACCGGGAACAGCGCTGAACTGCCTGCCATTGCCGAAGCTCTGCAAGGCATTCTGAAGGCCCTTGGACCGGATACGCATTTATTTACCGATGCCTCCCGGTCCCGTTCTGCAGAGGTCTCCAAACGTTTCCGGGATCTGAGCAAAAGATCCAGAGATGTTCCCTTTGAACAAAATCTCAATGGTGGGGCCTGTGCCAGGACCAGTGCCACGAACTTCCGGGATTATGCCGTCCCCAAATCCAGCAATATAGGCTGTCACCAGGCCTTCTGCGCGATACCTGGTCAGGCATACCACGCCAATTACATCGAAATGCACCACGGTAATTTCATTGCTGCACAGGGAGCAGTCAACAGAACCCATGACCGTTTCCTGCAGCTGCTGGCAGTAAACGATACGGCCGTATCCGTTGCCCTGGTCACAGAGAGCGAACTCAACAGGCCTGATAACATCCGTATTGGACCTGCCGACATTAATCAGTCAAGAACCGTTTCTGCTCTGCAAATCAACACGACAACAGGCATGGAGACATTGCCTTCCGTATCAGTAGGCCTGGTCGGTTCAATTGATGTGCCAGACATGAAGCTGAGGATCGACCAGCTGGTAATTAATGGCAAACCGCACTTTCGCATCAATGAGATGGGCTGGATTGACGGAACAGCCAACCATCCGGTAAGGCTGGCAGCCATCACGATTATGGCCGAAATGTTGAGAAAACACCCGGCAGTGCTGGAGCGGGCGGATAATCCGATGGTGGTCAATTGTAACGCCGGGGTAGGCCGGACCGGTACTTTCATTGTCGCCAGCGATATCATCCGTCATCATGGCCAAAATCCACAAGGGGCGGCGCTGGATATTGACAGTAAGATTCTTGCCGCCAGGCGGCGCAGATCATTGAAGTTTGTGCAAAACTCCGACCAGTACCAAAATCTGGTCACATTGCAAGAGAACCGAGACAACATAATACAGGCTCTTTTTGATGCGGTGGGAGCAAATCGCTGA